The Vitis riparia cultivar Riparia Gloire de Montpellier isolate 1030 chromosome 10, EGFV_Vit.rip_1.0, whole genome shotgun sequence genome includes a region encoding these proteins:
- the LOC117923552 gene encoding transcription factor GTE6-like, which produces MDASITNVRNVEIGKHKGNTDQVEAFKSCVDDIFTKVDKLEQRVNEVELFYLTASKRQLNGYKGSSVLKDKERHVASAKKQQQDASRREAAAAKRMQELMRQFGTILRQIMQHKWAGPFLHPVDVEGLGLHDYYEVIDKPMDFSTIKNQMEAKDGTGYKNVREICADVRLVFKNAMKYNDERHDVHVMAKTLLGKFEEKWLQLLPKVAEEEKRREEEEAEAQLDMQLAQEAAHAKMAREISNEVSYDIDFHLEEVREMVIRKCRKMSTEEKRKLGAALSRLSAEDLSKALEIVAQNNPSFQATAEEVDLDIDAQTESTLWRLKFFVKDALEVQGKSSASKGDNTNTTTTATNNNKRKKEICDAIAKTAKKKSKKLPLD; this is translated from the exons ATGGATGCATCAATTACAAATGTTAGAAATGTGGAAATTGGAAAGCACAAAGGTAATACTGACCAAGTTGAGGCTTTCAAATCTTGTGTTGATGACATATTCACAAAGGTTGATAAG CTTGAGCAAAGAGTGAATGAGGTTGAGCTATTCTACTTGACCGCTAGCAAAAGGCAACTGAATGGTTATAAAGGTAGCTCAGTCCTTAAAGATAAGGAGAGGCATGTTGCCAGTGCAAAGAAGCAGCAACAAGATGCATCACGCAGAGAAGCAGCTGCTGCGAAGAGAATGCAAGAGCTTATGCGTCAGTTCGGCACAATATTGCGTCAG ATCATGCAACACAAGTGGGCTGGGCCCTTTTTGCATCCTGTAGATGTTGAAGGCCTTGGTTTGCATGACTACTATGAG GTAATTGACAAGCCCATGGACTTCAGTACAATAAAGAATCAAATGGAAGCTAAGGATGGTACTGGATATAAGAATGTCAGGGAGATATGTGCGGATGTGAGGTTGGTTTTTAAGAATGCAATGAAATACAATGATGAGAGACATGATGTTCATGTTATGGCCAAAACTTTATTGGGAAAGTTTGAGGAGAAGTGGCTGCAACTTCTGCCTAAAGTTGCAGAAGAG GAAAAAAGACgagaagaggaagaagcagAGGCGCAGTTAGACATGCAGCTTGCTCAGGAGGCTGCTCATGCCAAAATGGCAAGAGAGATAAGTAATGAGGTAT CTTACGATATTGATTTTCATCTGGAAGAAGTCAGAGAAATGGTTATTCGGAAGTGCAG AAAAATGTCAACTGAAGAGAAAAGGAAACTTGGAGCAGCCCTCTCTAGATTGTCCGCTGAAGATCTGAGTAAGGCTCTGGAGATTGTTGCACAGAATAACCCGAGCTTTCAAGCCACAGCTGAAGAGGTGGATCTTGACATTGATGCACAG ACGGAGTCGACCTTATGGAGGTTAAAGTTTTTTGTGAAGGATGCATTGGAAGTTCAGGGAAAGAGTTCAGCAAGCAAGGGGGACAACACCAACACCACCACCACTGCCACCAACAACAACAAACGGAAAAAAGAGATTTGTGATGCTATTGCCAAGACTGCAAAGAAGAAGAGTAAAAAGCTCCCTCTCGATTAA